A portion of the Phacochoerus africanus isolate WHEZ1 chromosome 5, ROS_Pafr_v1, whole genome shotgun sequence genome contains these proteins:
- the PHF2 gene encoding lysine-specific demethylase PHF2 isoform X3 produces the protein MGCEFWSSFWTGPNPNSCRALPISQPVAPDGCVGVEEEEAPDIDIYHCPNCEKTHGKSTLKKKRTWHKHSPGQTPDVKPVQNGSQLFIKELRSRTFPSAEDVVARVPGSQLTLGYMEEHGFTEPILVPKKDGLGLAVPAPTFYVSDVENYVGPERSVDVTDVTKQKDCKMKLKEFVDYYYSTNRKRVLNLTNLEFSDTRMSSFVEPPDIVKKLSWVENYWPDDALLAKPKVTKYCLICVKDSYTDFHIDSGGASAWYHVLKGEKIFYLIKPASANISLYERWQSASNHSEMFFADQVDKCYKCTLKQGQTLFIPSGWIYATLTPVDCLAFAGHFLHSLSVEMQMRAYEVERRLKLGSLTQFPNFETACWYMGKHLLEAFKGSHKSGKQLPPHLVQGAKILNGAFRSWTKKQALAEHEDELPEHFKPSQLIKDLAKEIRLSENASKASRPEVTAAVSSDEVCFGDREKEEPPSPIEASPPRSFLEKVSKKKTPKTVKMPKPSKVPKPPKPPKPPKSLKLKDGGKKKGKKCRGPASPTIPNLDLLEAHTKEALTKIEPPKKGKATKNVLSVPNKEVISTQNDVERLEIREQTKSKSEAKWKYKNSKPDSLLKMEEEQKLEKSPLAGNKDTKFSFSFSNKKLLGSKTLKPQPSPGVFGALQNFKEDKPQPVRDEYEYVSDDGELKIDEFPIRRKKNAPKRDLSFLLDKKEPLPTPTSKPKLDSALYKQSDDSSDEGSLHIDTDTKPARNAKVKKDGGGSAAGILDLLQASEEVGALEYNPNSTQEAIQGMLSMANLQASDSCLQTAWGASQAKGSSLAAHGPRKNGAGGKSAGKRLLKRTAKNSVDLDDYEEEQDHLDACFKDSDYVYPSLESDEDSPVFKSRSKKRKGSDDAPYSPTARVGPSVPRQDRPVREGTRVASIETGLAAAAAKLSQQEEQKNRKKKNTKRKLAPNTTSPSASVTTLAGTTSASTTSASTTSASTTSASTTSASTTPASTTPASTSTASSQASQEGSSPEPLPESHSSSLVDHEYTAAGAFAGAQAGRSSQPMAPGVFLTQRRPSSSSPNNTAAKGKRTKKGMATAKQRLGKILKIHRNGKLLL, from the exons TGAAGAAGAAGCGGACCTGGCACAAACACAGCCCAGGACAGACGCCCGACGTGAAGCCCGTGCAGAACGGCAGCCAGCTATTTATCAAGGAGTTGCGGAGTCGGACCTTTCCCAG TGCAGAAGACGTGGTGGCCCGAGTGCCGGGCAGCCAGCTCACACTGGGCTACATGGAAGAGCATGGCTTCACCGAGCCCATCCTTGTCCCCAAGAAAGATGGACTTGGCCTGGCGGTCCCAGCCCCTACCTTCTATGTCAGTGACGTTGAGAACTATGTGG gTCCAGAGCGCAGTGTGGACGTGACGGATGTCACCAAGCAGAAGGACTGCAAGATGAAACTGAAGGAGTTCGTGGACTATTACTACAGCACCAACCGCAAGCGAGTCCTTAACCTTACCAACCTTGAGTTCTCTGACACCag aaTGTCCAGCTTCGTGGAGCCGCCTGACATAGTGAAGAAACTGTCCTGGGTAGAAAACTACTGGCCTGATGACGCATTGCTGGCCAAGCCCAAGGTGACCAAGTACTGCCTGATCTGTGTGAAGGACAGCTACACTGACTTCCACATTGACTCTGGGGGTGCCTCTGCCTGGTACCATGTGCTCAAG GGGGAGAAGATCTTCTATCTCATCAAGCCAGCTTCGGCCAACATCTCCCTGTACGAGCGCTGGCAGTCAGCCTCAAACCACAGCGAAATGTTCTTTGCCGACCAGGTGGACAAGTGCTACAAGTGTACCCTCAAGCAGGGCCAGACACTCTTCATCCCCTCAG GCTGGATTTATGCCACGCTCACGCCTGTGGACTGCCTGGCCTTCGCGGGACACTTTCTCCACAGCCTGAGCGTGGAGATGCAGATGAG AGCATATGAAGTGGAGAGGAGGTTGAAACTGGGCAGCCTAACCCAATTTCCCAATTTCGAAACTGCCTGCTGGTACATGGGGAAGCACCTGCTGGAGGCATTCAAAG GTTCTCACAAATCTGGGAAGCAGCTGCCCCCTCATTTAGTCCAAGGAGCTAAAATTCTCAATGGTGCTTTCCGATCATGGACGAAAAAGCAG GCTTTGGCGGAGCACGAAGACGAGCTCCCAGAGCACTTCAAACCCTCGCAGCTCATCAAAGACCTCGCCAAAGAGATCCGGCTCAGTGAG AATGCCTCCAAGGCCTCCCGACCCGAAGTGACGGCAGCAGTCTCCTCGGATGAGGTCTGTTTTGGGGACCGGGAGAAGGAGGAGCCCCCATCCCCcattgaggccagccctcctcgGTCCTTCCTGGAGAAGGTGTCCAAAAAAAAGACTCCTAAAACCGTGAAGATGCCCAAGCCGTCCAAAGTTCCCAAGCCCCCGAAGCCCCCCAAGCCTCCGAAATCACTGAAGCTCAAGGACGGGGgcaagaagaaggggaagaagtgCCGGGGCCCGGCTTCACCCACCATCCCCAACCTGGACCTGCTGGAGGCCCACACCAAGGAGGCACTGACCAAGATAGAGCCTCCCAAGAAAGGCAAG GCCACAAAGAATGTCCTGAGTGTGCCCAACAAGGAGGTGATCAGCACACAGAATGACGTGGAGAGGTTGGAAATCCGAGAGCAAACCAAGAGCAAGTCAGAGGCCAAGTGGAAATACAAG AACAGCAAACCTGATTCCCtgctgaagatggaggaagagcaAAAGCTGGAGAAGTCTCCTCTGGCAGGAAACAAGGACACCAagttctcattttccttctccaaCAAGAAACTCCTGGG cTCCAAGACCCTCAAGCCACAGCCAAGCCCAGGGGTGTTCGGGGCCTTGCAGAACTTCAAGGAGGACAAGCCCCAGCCAGTCCGGGACGAGTATGAGTATGTGTCAGATGACGGGGAGCTCAAGATCGATGAGTTTCCCATCCGAAGGAAGAAGAATGCTCCGAAGAGGGACTTGTCCT TCTTACTGGACAAGAAGGAGCCGCTACCCACACCCACTTCGAAGCCAAAGCTGGACTCGGCGCTCTACAAG CAGAGTGACGACTCCTCTGATGAGGGCTCGCTTCACATCGACACGGATACCAAGCCCGCCCGCAACGCCAAAGTGAAGAAGGATGGTGGGGGTTCGGCTGCGGGCATCCTGGACCTGCTGCAGGCCAGCGAGGAGGTTGGCGCACTTGAGTACAACCCCAATAG caCACAGGAAGCCATTCAGGGAATGCTGTCCATGGCCAACCTGCAGGCCTCCGACTCCTGCCTGCAGACCGCATGGGGCGCCAGCCAGGCCAAGGGCAGCTCGCTGGCGGCCCACGGCCCCCGAAAGAATGGGGCAGGTGGTAAGAGTGCAGGCAAGCGGCTGCTGAAGAGGACAGCCAAGAACAGCGTGGACCTGGATGATTACGAGGAGGAGCAGGACCACCTGGATGCCTGCTTCAAGGACTCTGACTACG TTTACCCCTCCCTGGAGTCAGATGAGGACAGTCCTGTCTTTAAGTCCCGGTCCAAGAAGAGGAAAGGCTCAGACGATGCTCCTTACAGCCCAACAG CGAGGGTCGGCCCATCGGTGCCAAGGCAGGACAGGCCCGTGCGCGAGGGGACCAGAGTGGCCTCCATTGAGAcggggctggcagctgctgcagccAAGCTGTCCCAGCAG GaggaacagaaaaacagaaagaaaaagaacaccaaAAGGAAGCTGGCTCCCAACACCACCTCCCCCTCCGCCTCTGTCACCACCTTGGCAGGCACCACCTCGGCCAGCACCACCTCGGCCAGCACCACCTCGGCCTCCACCACTTCGGCCTCTACCACCTCGGCCTCCACCACCCCAGCCTCAACCACCCCGGCCTCCACCAGTACGGCCAGCAGCCAGGCTTCACAGGAGGGCAGCTCGCCCGAGCCCCTGCCAGAgtcccacagcagcagcctggttGACCACGAGTACACGGCGGCTGGCGCCTTTGCTGGGGCCCAGGCCGGCCGTTCTTCCCAGCCCATGGCCCCTGGGGTCTTCCTCACACAGAGGCGGCCTTCCTCATCATCCCCCAACAACACTGCTGCCAAAG GAAAACGTACAAAAAAGGGCATGGCCACCGCCAAACAGAGGCTcgggaaaattttgaaaattcatcGGAACGGAAAACTACTCCTTTAA
- the PHF2 gene encoding lysine-specific demethylase PHF2 isoform X2: MGCEFWSSFWTGPNPNSCRALPISQPVAPDGCVGVEEEEAPDIDIYHCPNCEKTHGKSTLKKKRTWHKHSPGQTPDVKPVQNGSQLFIKELRSRTFPSAEDVVARVPGSQLTLGYMEEHGFTEPILVPKKDGLGLAVPAPTFYVSDVENYVGPERSVDVTDVTKQKDCKMKLKEFVDYYYSTNRKRVLNLTNLEFSDTRMSSFVEPPDIVKKLSWVENYWPDDALLAKPKVTKYCLICVKDSYTDFHIDSGGASAWYHVLKGEKIFYLIKPASANISLYERWQSASNHSEMFFADQVDKCYKCTLKQGQTLFIPSGWIYATLTPVDCLAFAGHFLHSLSVEMQMRAYEVERRLKLGSLTQFPNFETACWYMGKHLLEAFKGSHKSGKQLPPHLVQGAKILNGAFRSWTKKQALAEHEDELPEHFKPSQLIKDLAKEIRLSENASKASRPEVTAAVSSDEVCFGDREKEEPPSPIEASPPRSFLEKVSKKKTPKTVKMPKPSKVPKPPKPPKPPKSLKLKDGGKKKGKKCRGPASPTIPNLDLLEAHTKEALTKIEPPKKGKATKNVLSVPNKEVISTQNDVERLEIREQTKSKSEAKWKYKNSKPDSLLKMEEEQKLEKSPLAGNKDTKFSFSFSNKKLLGSKTLKPQPSPGVFGALQNFKEDKPQPVRDEYEYVSDDGELKIDEFPIRRKKNAPKRDLSFLLDKKEPLPTPTSKPKLDSALYKSDDSSDEGSLHIDTDTKPARNAKVKKDGGGSAAGILDLLQASEEVGALEYNPNSQPPASPSTQEAIQGMLSMANLQASDSCLQTAWGASQAKGSSLAAHGPRKNGAGGKSAGKRLLKRTAKNSVDLDDYEEEQDHLDACFKDSDYVYPSLESDEDSPVFKSRSKKRKGSDDAPYSPTARVGPSVPRQDRPVREGTRVASIETGLAAAAAKLSQQEEQKNRKKKNTKRKLAPNTTSPSASVTTLAGTTSASTTSASTTSASTTSASTTSASTTPASTTPASTSTASSQASQEGSSPEPLPESHSSSLVDHEYTAAGAFAGAQAGRSSQPMAPGVFLTQRRPSSSSPNNTAAKGKRTKKGMATAKQRLGKILKIHRNGKLLL; the protein is encoded by the exons TGAAGAAGAAGCGGACCTGGCACAAACACAGCCCAGGACAGACGCCCGACGTGAAGCCCGTGCAGAACGGCAGCCAGCTATTTATCAAGGAGTTGCGGAGTCGGACCTTTCCCAG TGCAGAAGACGTGGTGGCCCGAGTGCCGGGCAGCCAGCTCACACTGGGCTACATGGAAGAGCATGGCTTCACCGAGCCCATCCTTGTCCCCAAGAAAGATGGACTTGGCCTGGCGGTCCCAGCCCCTACCTTCTATGTCAGTGACGTTGAGAACTATGTGG gTCCAGAGCGCAGTGTGGACGTGACGGATGTCACCAAGCAGAAGGACTGCAAGATGAAACTGAAGGAGTTCGTGGACTATTACTACAGCACCAACCGCAAGCGAGTCCTTAACCTTACCAACCTTGAGTTCTCTGACACCag aaTGTCCAGCTTCGTGGAGCCGCCTGACATAGTGAAGAAACTGTCCTGGGTAGAAAACTACTGGCCTGATGACGCATTGCTGGCCAAGCCCAAGGTGACCAAGTACTGCCTGATCTGTGTGAAGGACAGCTACACTGACTTCCACATTGACTCTGGGGGTGCCTCTGCCTGGTACCATGTGCTCAAG GGGGAGAAGATCTTCTATCTCATCAAGCCAGCTTCGGCCAACATCTCCCTGTACGAGCGCTGGCAGTCAGCCTCAAACCACAGCGAAATGTTCTTTGCCGACCAGGTGGACAAGTGCTACAAGTGTACCCTCAAGCAGGGCCAGACACTCTTCATCCCCTCAG GCTGGATTTATGCCACGCTCACGCCTGTGGACTGCCTGGCCTTCGCGGGACACTTTCTCCACAGCCTGAGCGTGGAGATGCAGATGAG AGCATATGAAGTGGAGAGGAGGTTGAAACTGGGCAGCCTAACCCAATTTCCCAATTTCGAAACTGCCTGCTGGTACATGGGGAAGCACCTGCTGGAGGCATTCAAAG GTTCTCACAAATCTGGGAAGCAGCTGCCCCCTCATTTAGTCCAAGGAGCTAAAATTCTCAATGGTGCTTTCCGATCATGGACGAAAAAGCAG GCTTTGGCGGAGCACGAAGACGAGCTCCCAGAGCACTTCAAACCCTCGCAGCTCATCAAAGACCTCGCCAAAGAGATCCGGCTCAGTGAG AATGCCTCCAAGGCCTCCCGACCCGAAGTGACGGCAGCAGTCTCCTCGGATGAGGTCTGTTTTGGGGACCGGGAGAAGGAGGAGCCCCCATCCCCcattgaggccagccctcctcgGTCCTTCCTGGAGAAGGTGTCCAAAAAAAAGACTCCTAAAACCGTGAAGATGCCCAAGCCGTCCAAAGTTCCCAAGCCCCCGAAGCCCCCCAAGCCTCCGAAATCACTGAAGCTCAAGGACGGGGgcaagaagaaggggaagaagtgCCGGGGCCCGGCTTCACCCACCATCCCCAACCTGGACCTGCTGGAGGCCCACACCAAGGAGGCACTGACCAAGATAGAGCCTCCCAAGAAAGGCAAG GCCACAAAGAATGTCCTGAGTGTGCCCAACAAGGAGGTGATCAGCACACAGAATGACGTGGAGAGGTTGGAAATCCGAGAGCAAACCAAGAGCAAGTCAGAGGCCAAGTGGAAATACAAG AACAGCAAACCTGATTCCCtgctgaagatggaggaagagcaAAAGCTGGAGAAGTCTCCTCTGGCAGGAAACAAGGACACCAagttctcattttccttctccaaCAAGAAACTCCTGGG cTCCAAGACCCTCAAGCCACAGCCAAGCCCAGGGGTGTTCGGGGCCTTGCAGAACTTCAAGGAGGACAAGCCCCAGCCAGTCCGGGACGAGTATGAGTATGTGTCAGATGACGGGGAGCTCAAGATCGATGAGTTTCCCATCCGAAGGAAGAAGAATGCTCCGAAGAGGGACTTGTCCT TCTTACTGGACAAGAAGGAGCCGCTACCCACACCCACTTCGAAGCCAAAGCTGGACTCGGCGCTCTACAAG AGTGACGACTCCTCTGATGAGGGCTCGCTTCACATCGACACGGATACCAAGCCCGCCCGCAACGCCAAAGTGAAGAAGGATGGTGGGGGTTCGGCTGCGGGCATCCTGGACCTGCTGCAGGCCAGCGAGGAGGTTGGCGCACTTGAGTACAACCCCAATAG ccagccccccgcctcccccagcaCACAGGAAGCCATTCAGGGAATGCTGTCCATGGCCAACCTGCAGGCCTCCGACTCCTGCCTGCAGACCGCATGGGGCGCCAGCCAGGCCAAGGGCAGCTCGCTGGCGGCCCACGGCCCCCGAAAGAATGGGGCAGGTGGTAAGAGTGCAGGCAAGCGGCTGCTGAAGAGGACAGCCAAGAACAGCGTGGACCTGGATGATTACGAGGAGGAGCAGGACCACCTGGATGCCTGCTTCAAGGACTCTGACTACG TTTACCCCTCCCTGGAGTCAGATGAGGACAGTCCTGTCTTTAAGTCCCGGTCCAAGAAGAGGAAAGGCTCAGACGATGCTCCTTACAGCCCAACAG CGAGGGTCGGCCCATCGGTGCCAAGGCAGGACAGGCCCGTGCGCGAGGGGACCAGAGTGGCCTCCATTGAGAcggggctggcagctgctgcagccAAGCTGTCCCAGCAG GaggaacagaaaaacagaaagaaaaagaacaccaaAAGGAAGCTGGCTCCCAACACCACCTCCCCCTCCGCCTCTGTCACCACCTTGGCAGGCACCACCTCGGCCAGCACCACCTCGGCCAGCACCACCTCGGCCTCCACCACTTCGGCCTCTACCACCTCGGCCTCCACCACCCCAGCCTCAACCACCCCGGCCTCCACCAGTACGGCCAGCAGCCAGGCTTCACAGGAGGGCAGCTCGCCCGAGCCCCTGCCAGAgtcccacagcagcagcctggttGACCACGAGTACACGGCGGCTGGCGCCTTTGCTGGGGCCCAGGCCGGCCGTTCTTCCCAGCCCATGGCCCCTGGGGTCTTCCTCACACAGAGGCGGCCTTCCTCATCATCCCCCAACAACACTGCTGCCAAAG GAAAACGTACAAAAAAGGGCATGGCCACCGCCAAACAGAGGCTcgggaaaattttgaaaattcatcGGAACGGAAAACTACTCCTTTAA